DNA sequence from the Arthrobacter sp. V1I9 genome:
TGCTGATCGCCAACCGCGGTGAAATCGCGGTGCGCATCATCCGCGCCGCCCGTGATGAAGGCATCGCCTCCGTTGCCGTCTACGCGGACGCAGACCGTGACGCCCTGCACGTCCGCCTTGCTGACGAGGCCTACGCGCTGGGCGGCAGCACCGCCGCCGAATCCTACCTGGTGATGGACAAAATCATCGACGCCGCCCGCCAGTCCGGTGCGGACGCCATCCACCCCGGCTACGGCTTCCTGGCCGAAAACGCGCAGTTCGCTGCCCGCGTGATCGAGGCAGGCATCACCTGGATCGGTCCCTCGCCCGAGGCCATCTCCGCCCTCGGCGACAAGGTCCAGGCCCGGCACATCGCCGAGAAGGTGGGCGCACCCCAGGTTCCAGGCACCGCAGACCCGGTCCAGTCCGCCGAGGAAATCCTTGACTTCGTGGACCAGTACGGGTTCCCCGTGGCCATCAAGGCCGCTTTCGGCGGCGGCGGCCGCGGCATCAAGGTTGCCCGCAGCCGCGACGAGATTCCCGAACTTTTTGAATCCGCTGTCCGCGAAGCCACCGCAGCCTTCGGCCGCGGTGAGTGCTTCATCGAGCGCTTCCTGGACGCACCCCGCCACGTCGAGACCCAGTGCCTGGCGGACGCCCACGGCAACGTGGTGGTGGTTTCCACGCGCGACTGCTCGCTGCAGCGCCGCAACCAGAAGCTTGTGGAGGAAGCCCCGGCTCCGTTCCTTACCGAGGAACAGAACCGCCGCCTGTACGAGTCCTCCAAAGCCATCCTGAAGGAGGCCGGCTACCTTGGCGCCGGCACCTGCGAATTCCTGGTGGGCCAGGACGGCACCATCTCCTTCCTTGAGGTGAACACCCGCCTGCAGGTGGAGCACTGCGTTTCCGAGGAAGTCACCGGCATCGACCTGGTGCGCGAGCAGTTTCGCCTGGCCCGCGGCGAGGAACTTGGCTACGGCGATCCCGAGGTCCGCGGCCACTCCTTCGAATTCCGCATCACCGGCGAAGACCCGGGCCGGAACTTCCTGCCGGCCCCGGGCACACTCCGGGTCCTGAAGAACCCCACGGGCCCCGGCATCCGCATCGACTCCGGCGTAGAGGAGGGCGATGTAATCAGCGGCAACTTCGATTCCATGCTTTCCAAGCTGATCGTGACGGGGGCGAGCAGGCCGCAGGCCCTCCAGCGCGCCCGCCGCGCCCTGGCGGAAATGGTGGTGGAAGGCATCCCAACGGTGATTCCGTTCGACCTCGCCGTGGTTTCGGACCCCGCATTCGCGCCGGCCGAGGGCCCCTTCAGCATCCACACCCGCTGGATTGAGACTGAATTCGTCAACAACCTCCCGGCATGGACCCCCGACGGCGGCGCCGGCACCGAGGCTGACGCCGAGGAGCGGCAGCGCGTGGTGGTTGAAGTTGGCGGCAAACGCCTCGAGGTAGTCCTCCCGGCCTCGCTCGGGACGGTGGGAACCGGCACCGCCGGCGCCGCAGCGAAGCCCGGCAAGTCGAAGAAGCGCGTCCGCTCGGGAGGCACGGCTGCAGCCACCGGCAACGCGCTGACCTCCCCCATGCAGGGCACCATCGTCAAGGTCGCCGTTTCCGACGGTGACGTGGTGGCCGAGGGCGACCTCGTAGTGGTCCTTGAGGCGATGAAGATGGAGCAGCCGCTTACCGCGCACCGCTCCGGAACCATCACCGGCCTGACCGCCGCACCCGGCGAAACAGTGTCAGCCGGCGCCGTCATCGCCACCATCGAAGACTAGCAAGCGCCGGAGGCCCCCATGCTCGCGCCCAGCTTTGAAGAAGAAGTGGACCGCTACCACCTCGCCGTCCCCGAAATCACCCGGGGAGACCCGGGACCCATCAAGGAGCTGTACTCCCGCCTCGACGACGTCACGCTGGCGAACCCATTCGGCGGCATCGCCCGCGGCTGGGCCCAGGTGGAAGCCCGGCTGGACCAGGCGGCCCGGCAGTTCCAGGACGGTGAAATGCTCGGATTCGACACCATCACGTCCTACACCGCCCGTGACACTGCCTTCCTGGTGGAGACGGAACATTTCCGTGCACGGCTGGACGGCGCCGCCGTCGCCGAGGAGTTCGCGCTTCGGGTGACCAGCGTCTTCCGCCGTGAGGAAGGGTACTGGAAGCTGCTGCACCGCCACGCCGACCCGGCTGCCCGGCCGCAGTCCCGCCGGTCCCTCAGCCAGCCCGCCGCCAACTGACCGGCTGACAAGCTGACAGGTTCCGCCGGAAAAGGCACACTAAGCAGATGTTGCCTTTCCTGCTCCTGGCGTCAAGGGCCGAAGACGCAGCTGCCGAGGACGAGTACGCCGCCTACCTCCGGTACGGCGGATTGGAACCCTCCGAGCTGCTGCGCATCCGGCTGGAGGCCGCTCCCCTGCCCGAACTGGACCTTGACAGCTACTCGGGCGTGATCGTGGGCGGCAGCCCGTTCACGTCCAGCGACCCGCCCGAACACAAGACTCCCGCGCAGCACCGTGTGGAGCGCGAACTGTCCGGGCTCCTGGACCAGCTGGTGGCCCGGGACTTCCCGTTCCTCGGTGCCTGCTACGGCGTCGGCACCCTCGGGAGGCACCAGGGCGCCGTGATCGACAGGACCTTCGGCGAACCACTCGGCGCCGCCGGGATTGAGCTGACGGACGCCGGCCTGACGGATCCGGTGCTCAGCGGCATGCCCAGGACGTTCACCGCCTTCACGGGGCACAAGGAAGCCTGCACCGTCCTGCCCGCGCACGCCGTGCTGCTGGCGAGGTCTGCCGCGTGCCCGGTCCAGATGTTCCGCATCCGCACCAACCTCTACGCCACCCAGTTCCACCCCGAGCTCGACGCCGAAGGCCTCTGCACCCGCATCGACATCTACCGGCATGCGGGCTACTTTCCGCCGGAATCGGCCGAGCAGCTGATGGACGACGCCCGGCAATTCACGGTCACCGAACCCATGAACATCCTGAAGAACTTTGTGGCCCGCTACGCCTCGGGCACATAAAAATGCCCGGCTGGTCCACAGACCAGCCGGGCATTCCGCTTGTTACAACGGCGGCGTTATCAGGCCACGTTGTTCTCGTAGTCCACGTCGCGGGTTTCCTTGCTGACGAACAAGGCGATGAGGGTCAGCACGGACATGGCGGTCAGGTAGACACCCACCAGTACCGGGCTGCCGTCCGCCAGTTCCCACAGGGCAACGGCGATGAACGGAGCCACCGCTGCGCCCAGGATGCTGGAGAAGTTGTAGCTCACGGCCGATCCTGTGTAGCGGACGTTCGTGGGGAACAGCTCCGGCAGCAGCGCCCCCATCGGCCCGAAGGTCAGGCCCATCAGGGAGAAGCCGATGACCAGCAGGGCCATGGTGCCAACGAACCCGCCGCTGAACAGCGGGACAAAAAGCAGGCCGAAAACGAAGATGCCGCCGGTGACCGCAAGCAGCATCTTGCGGCGCCCGTACTTTTCGGCCAGCGGTCCGGAGACCAGGGTGAAGATGCCGAAGAAGACGACGCCGGCGATCAGCATCCAGAGGAAGTCGTTGCGGGTGAAGCCCAGGCCCGGAACGAAGGCTGCCGCGGCGGCCTCGGTCATCGGTTTCCCGGCCTTTTCTGCGGCGGCCCGGGCTGCCTCGAGGCTGGCGGGGCGCGTGCCGTAGGTCAGGGTGAACGTGGTCATCAGGTAGAAGAGCACGTAGGTGGCAAGCATGATGAACGTACCGAGGATCAGCTGGCGCCAGCTGGTCTTGAATACCCGGCCCAGTGGCAGCTTGGCCACTTCGTTGGACTCAATCACCTTGGTGAAGGCCGGGGTTTCGATCAGTTTCAGGCGGACGTAGAGGCCGATGATGACCATCACGGCGCTGAGCAGGAAGGGCACGCGCCAGCCCCAGGACTGGAAGTCGGCCGGGGACAGTGAATAGCTGAAGACCAGGAAGATCACGTTGGCGATGATGAAGCCGATGGGGGCGCCCAGCTGGGGGAAGGTGCCGTAGATGGCCCGCTTGTTGGCCGGAGCATTCTCCGTGGCCAGCAGCGCAGCGCCGCTCCATTCGCCACCCAGGGCCAGGCCCTGGGCGAAACGCATAACCACCAGCAGGGCCGGAGCCCAGAAACCCCAGCCGGGAACCAGCGCGGTGGGCAGGCAGCCGATCAGGAACGTGGCAATGCCCATAGTCAGCAGTGATGCCACCAGGGTGCCCTTGCGGCCGAACTTGTCGCCGAAGTGGCCAAAGACAATGGAGCCGAGCGGTCGGGCGACAAACGCGACGCCAAATACGGCAAAGGAGCTCAGCAGCTGCGTGGTTTCGTTCTGGTTGGGGAAGAACAGCTGCGGGAAAACCAGGACGGCCGCGGTGGCATAGACGTAGAAGTCGTAAAACTCAACCGTGGTGCCGATCAGGCTGGCGACGATCACGCGGCCGCGTGAGTTCACCGGCTGCGGGGATCCGGGCACCGTGGAGGTATCGGTGGATGACATAGGTAAACGCTTTCATGAGAACCGGCCAGGCCGTGCGTAAAGGCCCGGCTCGAAATAGTTAGAGTTCAATATTAGTTCCGGCGGTCCAGTCAATGGACGAAAGGTCCACTATTCGGACCTGTGCCGTACGTCTCACTTTGTGGCCCCAGCCTATGCCTCACGTTCGCCAACGGCCACCGATAGGCAAATGTCACAGCGCGTTAACAAACATCGTCGGTCCGCGAAACGCGGCATCCCTACCTTGGAGGAACAACATCCCCCCAAAAGGAGGTACCCCGTGACTGTTGACCGCACCGCTGATGCCGGCCCCGGCAATTCCCTGGATCTGGACGAAGCCGCAAGGCCCGGAACCGCCGCATCCGCCAGCGCACAGCCCGGCTCTATCCGCACTTCAGAAGCCCCCGTCCTTGAATTCCGCCCCGGCCGCTGGATCGCCAACTGGGATGCCGAGAATAAGGAACAGTGGGAATCCGCCGGCCGCTCCATTGCCCGCCGCAACCTCAACTGGTCAATCTTCGCCGAGTTCCTCGGTTTCGTTGTATGGCAGCTCTGGTCCATCGTGGTGGTCCAGCTGCCCGCCGCCGGCTTCAACTTCTCCACTTCCGAAATCTTCTGGCTAATCTCCATGCCCAGCCTGGTGGGCGCAACCCTGCGCATCCCCTACACCTTTATGGTTCCGCGCTTCGGCGGCCGCAACTGGACCATCGTGTCCGCCCTGTTGCTCCTGATTCCCTCCATCGGCCTGGCCCTGTGCGTCTCCAACCCGGAAACCCCGTTCGGTGTCATGCTGCTCGTGGCAGCCCTCGCCGGCTTCGGCGGCGGAAACTTTGCCAGCTCCATGGCCAACATCACCTTCTTCTACCCGGCCCGGGAAAAGGGCTGGGCGCTGGGCCTGAACGCCGCCGGCGGCAACATGGGCGCCGCCGTCGCACAGCTCGCTGTCCCGATCGTGATCACCCTGCTCGCCGTGGGCACGGTCAACCTGCCCATGGCCGGCTGGATGTGGGTGCCGTTCATCCTGGTTGCGGCCTTTGGCGCCTGGAAGTTCATGGACAACCTCACCAGCGCCAAGGGGGACATCGCAGGTTCGGTGGCAGCACTGAAGGAACCGCACCTGTGGATCATGGCCTTGCTGTACATCGGTACCTTCGGCTCCTTCATCGGCTTCGCGGGTGTGTTCCCCAAGCTGATCAAGGACTATTTCCCGGCCTTCTCCTCCATCGGAGTGGGCACGGTAGCACTCTCGCTGGCGTTCCTCGGACCGCTGGTGGGCTCCCTGGCCCGTCCGTACGGCGGACGCATGGCCGACCGCATGGGCGGCGCCCGGATGACCGTGGCTGCTTTCGCTTCCATGGCCGTCATCACGCTCACCATGATCTGGACCCTGCCGCTGAAGAACTTCTGGCTCTTCCTGGTCCTCTTCCTGATGCTCTTCACCGCCAGCGGCTTCGGAAACGGCGCCACCTACCGGATGATCCCGGTCATCTTCGCCACCTCCAGCCGGGCAGCCCGGAACGGGGCAAGCTCAGTGGCAACCCAGCGCCTCGCGTCGTCGGCGCTCGGCCTGATCTCCGCCATCGGCGCCTACGGCGGGTTTGTCATCCCGCAGGTACTGAACGCCTCCAACACCGCCAGCGGATCGTACACACCCGCCTTCTACGGCTTCGTCGGGGCTTACGTCCTGATGCTGGTTGTCTGCTGGGCCTACTACATCCGCAATGCCAACCGAAATGCGATGGGACACGTCTAACATGACCAAAAGCGCCGACACGCACTGCCCTTACTGCGCCCTGCAGTGCGCCATGACGCTCACGTCTCCAGCGGGGCTGGCCCCGGCTTCCCAGCCGGGGCCAGTCCCCGTGACTGTCCTGCCCCTCCCGGCGTCTGCGGCCAAAAACGCGCCAGTCCTTCAAGTCAGCGGCCGGGACTTTCCCACCAACCGCGGCGGCCTCTGCCGCAAAGGCTGGACCTCCACCTCGCTCCTGAACCATCCGGGCCGGATCACCGAGCCCCTCCTGAAGGGCGCCGACGGCGTCCACCGCCCCATCAGCTGGGACCAGGCGCTTGAACTCGCAGTAGGCGCCGTGAAGGACGCCCGCGCCCGCTACGGCCGGGACTCGGTGGGCGTGTTCGGCGGCGGCGGCCTCACCAATGAGAAGGCCTACATGCTGGGAAAGTTTGCCCGGCTCGCCTTGGGGACTTCCCGGATCGATTACAACGGCCGTTTCTGCATGTCCTCCGCTGCGGCCGCAGGGATGCGGGCCTTCGGCGTGGACCGCGGCCTGCCGTTCCCGCTCGAAGCCCTGGACACCGCCAGCACCATCCTGATGCTTGGTTCCAACGTGGCCGAAACCATGCCGCCCTTCGTGCAGCACCTGAAGGGAACGCGCGACGCCGGCGGGCTGATTGTGGTGGATCCCCGCCGTTCACCCACGGCTGCTTTTACGGCCGACGGCGGCGGTCTCCACCTCCAGCCCCTGCCGGGCACCGACCTTGCCCTCCTGCTGGGCATCTCCCACGTGGTCATCCACGAAAACCTGGTGGACACCCCCTACATCGAGGAACGCACCTCGGGCTACAGCGCCGTGGTCCGCAGCGTGAACTCCTTCTGGCCTGAACGGGTGCAGTCCATCACCGGCGTCCCGGCGGAACTGATCCGGGAGACCGCACGCCGGCTCGCGGAAGGCGCACGCAAGGGCGGCAGCTACATCCTCACCGGCCGTGGCGTGGAGCAACATGTCGACGGCACGGATACCGCCACGGCAGCCATCAACCTCAGCCTCCTGCTCGGACTGCCCGGTTCGGCCAGCAGCGGCTACGGCACCCTCACCGGCCAGGGCAACGGCCAGGGCGGGCGCGAGCACGGCCAGAAGGCCGACCAGCTCCCCGGCTACCGCAAGATCACCGACCCCGCCGCCCGCGCGCACGTAGCCGGCGTCTGGGGCGTCCCGGAGGACCTTATTCCCGGGCCGGGCCTGCCGGCCGTCCAACTGCTGCAGTCACTGGGACAGCCCGACGGCGTCCGTTGCCTTTTTGTCCACGCCTCCAACATCGCCGTGGCTTCCCCCGACGCCAACGCGGTCATCAACGGCCTGCGCAGCCTGGACTTCCTGGTGGTCTGCGATTTCTTTATGTCCGAGACCGCGGCTGAGGCGGACCTCATCCTCCCCGTTCTCCAATGGGCGGAAGAGGAAGGCACGCTGACCAACCTCGAAGGCCGCGTGCTGCGCCGCCGCCGGGCCCTGACTCCCCCGGCCGGAGCCCGCAGCGAGCTCTGGATCATGGCACGGCTGGCGCAGGCCCTCGACGCCCCGTCCACCTACAGCGAAGACCCGGAAACTGTGTTTGAGGAACTCCGGCTCGCCTCGGCCGGGGGGCTCGCCGACTATTCCGGCATCAACTACGCCATGCTCGACCGCGGCGAAGCCGCCTACTGGCCCTACCCCGCCGGCAGCAACGGGACCCCGCGGCTGTTCCGGGAGAAGTTCGCGCACTCAGACGGCAAAGCCGTGATGACCCCGGTGACGCCCCGCCGTCGTCGTACTCCCGGCGCTAACCCGGATCCGGCTGCGAAAACCATGACCCTCATCACCGGCCGCCTCCTGGAGCACTACCAGTCCGGCGCGCAGACCCGCCGGGTATCCGAGCTGCTGGAGGCCCGGCCCGAAGCGAAGCTGCAGCTCCACCCCGCGGCCGCGGCGTCGATGGGCATCACCGAGGGCGCGTTCGTCTCGGTGGCGAATGAGCGCGGCGAGGTGCTGTGCCGGGCTGAACTGAGCCCCGCCATCCGCCCGGACACGGTCTTCCTGCCCTTCCACTTCCCCGAGCTCGAGAGCGCCAACCGCCTCACGGAGGCCGCTACGGACCCGATCTCCGGGATGCCCGAATTCAAGTTCAACACGGTGTGGGTGCGGCCGGTTGCCGCGCCGGTTTCAACCAACGTGCTTCAAACGATGGAGGCCTCATGAGCGAGGAAGTTGTCATTGTAGGGTTCGGGCCGGTGGCGGCGCGGCTGGTTGATGAGCTCCTGCCTGCCGTCCGCAGCGGCCATCTGAACCTCACTGTGGTGGGCGCGGAAGCGGAAGCTGCGTACAACCGCGTGTTGGTTGCCGACCTCGGCGTAGGGCGGACCACCGCCGATGTCCTGGCACTTTCCGACGCCGCCGCCCTGGCCGCGGAAGGTGTGGACGTCCGCCTTGGCGTCCGCGTCCGCCGCGTGGACCGCGCACGCCAGCAGGTCCTCCTGACCGACGGCGGGGCAGCACATTACGACCGCCTGGTCTTCGCTACCGGGTCCCGCCCGGTGATCCCCAACCTGACCGGCATCAACCCGGACCCCGCCGCGCCGGTCCTCCCGGCGGGTGTTACCGCGCTGCGCAACCTTCGTGACGCGGAGGTGCTGCGCCAGGCGGTGGACGGCGGCAAACGGGTAGTGGTGCTCGGCGGCGGCGTCCTGGGGCTGGAGACGGCCCTGGCCGCAGCGGAAGAAGGCGCCACCGTCACCGTGGTCCACAACGGACCCCATCCGCTGGGCCGCAACATTGACCGCGGCGGCGGCGCAGTCCTGGCGGCCAGCCTGCGGCGCTGCGGCGTCCGGATGGCCGGCAATGCGCGGTCCACCGGCGTGGAGCACAACGCGCCCGACGGCGGGTTCTCGGCCCTGCTGCTGGACGACGGGTCGGCAATCGACGGCGACCTCCTGGTCCTCTCGTGCGGTGTCCGTCCCCGCACGGAACTGGCAGAGGGCTGCGGGCTCTCCACGTCCGCAGGGATCCTGGTGGACCACCGCCTCCGGGCCCACCACGAGCCGCACATCTTTGCCATTGGTGACTGCGCTGAAGTCCGTTGCCCCGATCCGGACTGCGCGCAGTGCCGGAACGCCAAGGGCCCGTCCGGGCTTGTCGGGCCCGGGTGGCGGCAGGCGGAGTGGCTTGCGGAATACCTGACCCTGTTGGCGTCCGCCGCGGCCGTTGACGCGGACCTGCTGCCGGAATTGCCGCCCGAGCAGGCAGGCGTCATTGTCCTGAAGGCCCGGGGCATGAACATGGCAGTTGCCGGGGACAACGCTGCCGAACCCTGGGACGAGGAAGTCCTCACTGCCGGTGCAGTCAACGGCCGCCCTCGCCTGCAAATCGCACAGTGGGCCGATCCTGAACACGGCCGCTATGTGAAGATGACCACCCGCGGCGGTGTGCTGGAGGGCCTGGTGGCCGTTGGAATGCCGCGCACGGCCGCGGAACTGGTGGGGCTGTTTGAACGCGGTGCGGAACTGCCGGCCGACAGGTCCCTGCTCCTGCGCCTCGACGGGCCGGACCAGCTTCCGGGCGCTTCTGCCGACCCGCAGGGAACGGTCTGCAGGTGTGCGGGTGTCAGCGGAGCGGCCAT
Encoded proteins:
- a CDS encoding biotin carboxylase N-terminal domain-containing protein, with amino-acid sequence MSANLEQSARPAQSTLTKVLIANRGEIAVRIIRAARDEGIASVAVYADADRDALHVRLADEAYALGGSTAAESYLVMDKIIDAARQSGADAIHPGYGFLAENAQFAARVIEAGITWIGPSPEAISALGDKVQARHIAEKVGAPQVPGTADPVQSAEEILDFVDQYGFPVAIKAAFGGGGRGIKVARSRDEIPELFESAVREATAAFGRGECFIERFLDAPRHVETQCLADAHGNVVVVSTRDCSLQRRNQKLVEEAPAPFLTEEQNRRLYESSKAILKEAGYLGAGTCEFLVGQDGTISFLEVNTRLQVEHCVSEEVTGIDLVREQFRLARGEELGYGDPEVRGHSFEFRITGEDPGRNFLPAPGTLRVLKNPTGPGIRIDSGVEEGDVISGNFDSMLSKLIVTGASRPQALQRARRALAEMVVEGIPTVIPFDLAVVSDPAFAPAEGPFSIHTRWIETEFVNNLPAWTPDGGAGTEADAEERQRVVVEVGGKRLEVVLPASLGTVGTGTAGAAAKPGKSKKRVRSGGTAAATGNALTSPMQGTIVKVAVSDGDVVAEGDLVVVLEAMKMEQPLTAHRSGTITGLTAAPGETVSAGAVIATIED
- a CDS encoding nuclear transport factor 2 family protein, whose translation is MLAPSFEEEVDRYHLAVPEITRGDPGPIKELYSRLDDVTLANPFGGIARGWAQVEARLDQAARQFQDGEMLGFDTITSYTARDTAFLVETEHFRARLDGAAVAEEFALRVTSVFRREEGYWKLLHRHADPAARPQSRRSLSQPAAN
- a CDS encoding glutamine amidotransferase, translating into MLPFLLLASRAEDAAAEDEYAAYLRYGGLEPSELLRIRLEAAPLPELDLDSYSGVIVGGSPFTSSDPPEHKTPAQHRVERELSGLLDQLVARDFPFLGACYGVGTLGRHQGAVIDRTFGEPLGAAGIELTDAGLTDPVLSGMPRTFTAFTGHKEACTVLPAHAVLLARSAACPVQMFRIRTNLYATQFHPELDAEGLCTRIDIYRHAGYFPPESAEQLMDDARQFTVTEPMNILKNFVARYASGT
- a CDS encoding MFS transporter, with the translated sequence MSSTDTSTVPGSPQPVNSRGRVIVASLIGTTVEFYDFYVYATAAVLVFPQLFFPNQNETTQLLSSFAVFGVAFVARPLGSIVFGHFGDKFGRKGTLVASLLTMGIATFLIGCLPTALVPGWGFWAPALLVVMRFAQGLALGGEWSGAALLATENAPANKRAIYGTFPQLGAPIGFIIANVIFLVFSYSLSPADFQSWGWRVPFLLSAVMVIIGLYVRLKLIETPAFTKVIESNEVAKLPLGRVFKTSWRQLILGTFIMLATYVLFYLMTTFTLTYGTRPASLEAARAAAEKAGKPMTEAAAAAFVPGLGFTRNDFLWMLIAGVVFFGIFTLVSGPLAEKYGRRKMLLAVTGGIFVFGLLFVPLFSGGFVGTMALLVIGFSLMGLTFGPMGALLPELFPTNVRYTGSAVSYNFSSILGAAVAPFIAVALWELADGSPVLVGVYLTAMSVLTLIALFVSKETRDVDYENNVA
- a CDS encoding MFS transporter; amino-acid sequence: MTVDRTADAGPGNSLDLDEAARPGTAASASAQPGSIRTSEAPVLEFRPGRWIANWDAENKEQWESAGRSIARRNLNWSIFAEFLGFVVWQLWSIVVVQLPAAGFNFSTSEIFWLISMPSLVGATLRIPYTFMVPRFGGRNWTIVSALLLLIPSIGLALCVSNPETPFGVMLLVAALAGFGGGNFASSMANITFFYPAREKGWALGLNAAGGNMGAAVAQLAVPIVITLLAVGTVNLPMAGWMWVPFILVAAFGAWKFMDNLTSAKGDIAGSVAALKEPHLWIMALLYIGTFGSFIGFAGVFPKLIKDYFPAFSSIGVGTVALSLAFLGPLVGSLARPYGGRMADRMGGARMTVAAFASMAVITLTMIWTLPLKNFWLFLVLFLMLFTASGFGNGATYRMIPVIFATSSRAARNGASSVATQRLASSALGLISAIGAYGGFVIPQVLNASNTASGSYTPAFYGFVGAYVLMLVVCWAYYIRNANRNAMGHV
- a CDS encoding molybdopterin oxidoreductase family protein; amino-acid sequence: MTKSADTHCPYCALQCAMTLTSPAGLAPASQPGPVPVTVLPLPASAAKNAPVLQVSGRDFPTNRGGLCRKGWTSTSLLNHPGRITEPLLKGADGVHRPISWDQALELAVGAVKDARARYGRDSVGVFGGGGLTNEKAYMLGKFARLALGTSRIDYNGRFCMSSAAAAGMRAFGVDRGLPFPLEALDTASTILMLGSNVAETMPPFVQHLKGTRDAGGLIVVDPRRSPTAAFTADGGGLHLQPLPGTDLALLLGISHVVIHENLVDTPYIEERTSGYSAVVRSVNSFWPERVQSITGVPAELIRETARRLAEGARKGGSYILTGRGVEQHVDGTDTATAAINLSLLLGLPGSASSGYGTLTGQGNGQGGREHGQKADQLPGYRKITDPAARAHVAGVWGVPEDLIPGPGLPAVQLLQSLGQPDGVRCLFVHASNIAVASPDANAVINGLRSLDFLVVCDFFMSETAAEADLILPVLQWAEEEGTLTNLEGRVLRRRRALTPPAGARSELWIMARLAQALDAPSTYSEDPETVFEELRLASAGGLADYSGINYAMLDRGEAAYWPYPAGSNGTPRLFREKFAHSDGKAVMTPVTPRRRRTPGANPDPAAKTMTLITGRLLEHYQSGAQTRRVSELLEARPEAKLQLHPAAAASMGITEGAFVSVANERGEVLCRAELSPAIRPDTVFLPFHFPELESANRLTEAATDPISGMPEFKFNTVWVRPVAAPVSTNVLQTMEAS
- a CDS encoding FAD-dependent oxidoreductase; the protein is MSEEVVIVGFGPVAARLVDELLPAVRSGHLNLTVVGAEAEAAYNRVLVADLGVGRTTADVLALSDAAALAAEGVDVRLGVRVRRVDRARQQVLLTDGGAAHYDRLVFATGSRPVIPNLTGINPDPAAPVLPAGVTALRNLRDAEVLRQAVDGGKRVVVLGGGVLGLETALAAAEEGATVTVVHNGPHPLGRNIDRGGGAVLAASLRRCGVRMAGNARSTGVEHNAPDGGFSALLLDDGSAIDGDLLVLSCGVRPRTELAEGCGLSTSAGILVDHRLRAHHEPHIFAIGDCAEVRCPDPDCAQCRNAKGPSGLVGPGWRQAEWLAEYLTLLASAAAVDADLLPELPPEQAGVIVLKARGMNMAVAGDNAAEPWDEEVLTAGAVNGRPRLQIAQWADPEHGRYVKMTTRGGVLEGLVAVGMPRTAAELVGLFERGAELPADRSLLLRLDGPDQLPGASADPQGTVCRCAGVSGAAIAGAVEEGCSTVADVSKATRAGTGCGGCHEDIKGLIEKHFSPAAP